ACCACTGTTGGCGACAGATCTGCCGACACCTCGAATTAACTCCCCAGCAACAGCGATGACGTCCACCGTCGCGTCACCGGACCGGTTACCGGCGACGGGAACGAACGGCCGGCCCGCGGGGGACGGCAGAACAAAAATCCGCTCGCTTAACGCGCTACCCATGTCGCGCCGCGtcaaaaataattgttaattattataatattttgtatTGAAGAACCAGTAATTAAAATAGTGTTTACAGTCCGCTATCACTGTCTTCAGGCCAGTCGCTTATGCCAGGGAATACCTACACTCGTCAGGCAACGGCAGCCCAAATACATCAACGACGGACTTAGGTATTGCGAAGGACACCGAGCGAACATACTACGAGATAAGAAGCAATCAATTACGTACCTTGTGCAGGAAATAATCAAAAGTGAGACCGAAGTGCAATAGGAACAGGAGCCCACAATCTACTGGACATAATCAGGAAAGCATAACTGTGAGGTCTTTCCAATTCCTATTACTTAATTAAACTCGGTTATCttcatttaaattagtatttccAAACCAtagtatttattacatttctCAAATAGTATTATTACACGTAATTGTGCAGCTTAATATTGCTTCGATCTCAATATATTTACaacataaatattatttcaaattcaaattcataatTCAATAGTTAAATTCACGAATAAGAAATAATCTAAATCATTGCAATTCAATCGAACTATaatcattcattatttacacataaaataatcatacctattcattatatttacatacatacaaattaatttcaataccTATATAATCATTTCAATAATATACATTAACggaattttattgtttaaagTTTCAATTTCATACGTAAATAAAGTAAACTGCAAAGTAACATACATTAAACAATAAGATAACGTATTTATTTACAGCTGTGTTTACTTATTCATAAGTAAGTAAAATCAGCAAAACATCAACctaattttattaacaattcCATTTTATTCAATCTTATTATCATAACTAAAATTCATATTGCTAAGTCATTCAATATTCAACGAAATATTCCATACCTAGTTTCATAGTCAATAGGTGGGTATACCTATAACATATTGCATACCAATAGCCAGAGCGGCTTCGCACCTAATATTATAAGCGCCTTAAGAAAGTGCGCGGGCAAATCTTTCATTGACATTTTTATATTGCTATAAATAATCATCAGTCATTAAAATCTTAGTCTGGAATTGTTAACTATTGCTATTTATTTTCATCAGTGAATTGCAAAGTGATTAGCGCTTATAATAAGTTGTATTTtcttcattttattattgtcaCTGCATAATGGCTACCGAAATAAAATGCAAAGAATTAATAAAGAAACGCGCTTCAATTAAGGCGAAGCTTACACAGTTTATTGCTTATTTAAATACTGCTAAAACTTGCGAACGACTTAGTGATTCGCAGTTAGTGGAATTAGACATGCGCATTAAAAAATTAGATGATTCGTACAATTCTTTTGATAATTACCAGAGCGAATTGGAGATGCTGGTTGAGGATCCTGCTGAGCAATATGCTGAGCGCGAGCTGTTCGAGCGGTCTTACTACAAAGAGATTGCCGCCGCTCGGGAGCTGGTGGACAGGCATCGCAGCCAACACGCCAAGGAGGTTCAATCCGAGGTAGGCTCCAATGAATGCCCAACGGTAGTGTCTAATAAACACGGTAATGTAAGGTTGCCAAAAATCAATTTACCACATTTCAGCGGCGGCTATCAGAATTGGCTGGAGTTTAAAGACATTTATGTTTCCTTAATTCATACTGAGACAAGTATCGACAACATAAACAAGTTTCACTACCTGCGCGCCTCTCTTCATGGAAGCGCGGCCTTGGTGATTAGGAGTTTAGACTTTAAGGGCGATAACTACGATGCCGCTTGGAAGCTCCTTTGTGAACGATACGACAATAAACAGTTGCTTGTCAACAATCACGTCCAGGCACTGTTTAATGTTGAGCAAGTGCATAAAGAGTCCAGCGTGGCATTGCGACAGATTGTTGACAACACAAAAAAGAATTTAAATGCTTTAGCGACTCTTGACCAGCCAGTACAACACTGGGATACATTAATTATCCACATCATGGCTGCCAAATTAGACGGAGTCACAAGCAGGGAATGGGAGGAACATAGGAATCAGCTGACCAACCCTCCTGCACTTAGTGATTTCATAACCTTTCTTAGCAATAGGTGCAATCTTTTGGAAACCTTAGAGGAAGCCAAACATAATAGGGCTAGGACGGACACGTTCGTCAACAACAAATCAAAAAGCCTTGTTGCTTCAACAAGTAACGTCAGTAAGCCTAAAACTTACAACATAACTTGCCCCTTATGTAATAAAACTCACTACGTCTTTAACTGCGACACTTTCAGGGCTTTGCCAGTGGAGCAACGGATGCTCAAGGCCAAGGAGTTTAAAGTGTGCCTAAATTGCTTACGCCCCGGGCATAACGAGGGTAAGTGCAAACTTAGTCACTGCAAATATTGCAAGACCAAGCACAACACACTTCTTCACGTCCATGCTGAACCTAATAGGGCCACGTCAGAGCACGTAGCCTTTTCCGCGAATGCCCACGGTGATGACGAGTCCGAACACGTCTTGCTTTCAACAGCCCTAGTCAATGTACGCGATAGTGGCGGTAAATTGCATAGCGTTAGGGTCTTATTAGATAACGGCAGTACATCTAACTATATAACTCAGGACTTAGCTGAGAGGCTTAAACTGccacttaaaaataaaaattcaactGTCACCATGCTTGAAAAGCATGAATCAAGTATAACCCAATCATGCTCTCTTAAATTGGAGTCTTCTGATGGAGGTTTTAGCACTGACATAAAGTGCAGCATATTGTCCGATATTACGTCACCAATACCTCATACTTACATTGACGTAACGAACATACCTATGCCTTCGGGAATTCGACTCGCCGATCCTTCATACACCGAACCTGCTGACATTGAAATTCTTCTTGGGGCTAAGATGTTCTGGAGAGTTCTCGGCAGTAATCGCATCATGTTTGGCGAAGACGATCCCTTCCTCGTAGAGACAAAGCTAGGTTGGCTCTTAGTAGGCGCCATAGATCAACCTACCTCTGTCAAACCAGTTTGCTTGTTCGTGACTGACAAGCAAACTGACTCGTCTCTTACAAAGTTTTGGGAGCTTGATACTATATCCCCAAAACATGATTTCACACCGGACGAAAACGTATGTGAAGAGCTCTTCAATAAAACCACCAAGAGAAATGAAGATGGGCGCTTCGTAGTCACTGTTCCTCTTAAGGAGTCTCCCGATGTCTTAGGAGACTCATTTGGGATGGCCAAGCGTAGGTTTTTATCGCTCGAACGTAGGTTAGATAGGGATTCTGTATTAAAGGAACGTTACGTAAAGTTCATGGAGGAATATGAGGTTTTGGGTCACATGAGTGAATTTCTGCCTTGCAGTTCATTGCCGTCATATTATTTGCCCCACCACGCCGTATTAAGAGAGTCTAGCACGACTACTAAGCTTCGGGTGGTCTTCGACGCGTCAGCTGCCACTACGTCGGGGAAATCGTTTAACGACATCCAACTTATTGGACCTCGGGTTCAGGAAGACTTATTTTCCATCTTACTACGGTTTCGCCAACATAAATATGTAGTGTCAGCTGACATCGAGAAAATGTACCGGCAAATCCTTGTGGACAATGATCAACGTCAACTTCAGTTGATCTTATGGAGGGCAGACCCATCTAAGCCGCTTAAAATTTATTCTCTTAACACCGTGACTTACGGGACGTCATCTGCTCCTTTTCTTAGCACACGGTGCCTCTTGCAGCTCTCACAAGAGTCTAGTCACAAACAAACACAGGACGCCATCGCTAGGGACTTTTATGTAGATGATTTCCTGTCTGGCTCTAATTCTGTAGAAGAGACTGTGGCACTGTGTCGTAATGTAACAGATACGCTTAAAACTGCCCAACTTCACTTGCGTAAATGGCAGTCTAATAAAAAGGAGATTCTTCAGGCTGTTGGTGAGGATCCATGTCAAAAAGAATGTGTAGATCTCAGCGAGAACGAGCTGTCTAAAACATTGGGTCTTAATTGGAAATGCGCTCAAGACAGTCTTACGTTTCGCATAGACATCTCGTTGCCAAAGGTAGTGACTAAAAGACACATTCTTTCGGCCATAGCCCAAATCTTCGACCCTTTAGGATTAGTAACGCCTTGTATAGTGCAAGCAAAAATACTAATGCAGAAACTGTGGGTGAACAAATGCTCCTGGGATGATCCTCTTACAGGAGACATACTTACATCCTGGGAACACTTCGTAAAATCTCTGCCTTATCTTAATCACATTCATATACCTCGCTGGGTCATATGCGATACTCCTACGGTAGTTGATTTCCACGTTTTCACTGATGCCTCGGAGAAAGCATACGGAGCTTGCCTGTACGTCCGCTCCGTGGCCGGGGATGGCTCAGTGAGTGTTCATCTACTAGCGTCTAAAAGTAAAGTTGCGCCAATTAAGGCCACAACTATACCTCGTCTTGAGCTTTGCGGGGCCTTATTAGGTGCAAGACTATataaaaaggttcttgagtCACTTACCCAGAGACCAGATCATTGCGTGTTTTGGTGTGACTCGATGATAGTCATGGGTTGGTTATCGTCATCACCTTCTTCATTGCGTCCTTTTGTAAAAAACCGGATATCAGAGATCCAGGAAAGCACCAATGCCGCTAGTTGGCGCTACGTGCCCTCAAAAGAGAATCCTGCAGATCTGGTGTCTCGAGGTTTAGGTGCCGACCTCATAATGAACTGTTCGTTATGGTGGTCGGGGCCATCCTTCTTGAAGCAGGACATGGCCTACTGGCCGACTGCTCCAAAGTCTGGTAACCAGTCTCAACTGCCAGAGATAATACCAGCTAAATCGTTTGTCGCATGTCCCGCTCCTGATAACTCTTGCAATCCGATAGATAccttaattaaaaacaaatcatcCTATTCAACCTTGCAACGTATAATAGCTTATGTTCTTAGATTCATCCACAATTGCAAAAAAGAAAATACAAGAAAAACTGATGGTCTTAGCCTCCTTGAGCTAGAATCGGCTTCAGCTGTACTTCTTCGTACGTCTCAAAAGGATTCCTTTCCTGATGAGTACGAACTTCTTAAAACAGGTAAACCATTACCAAAGAAAAGCCGACTTAGCTCGCTGG
Above is a window of Leguminivora glycinivorella isolate SPB_JAAS2020 chromosome 19, LegGlyc_1.1, whole genome shotgun sequence DNA encoding:
- the LOC125236765 gene encoding uncharacterized protein LOC125236765; protein product: MATEIKCKELIKKRASIKAKLTQFIAYLNTAKTCERLSDSQLVELDMRIKKLDDSYNSFDNYQSELEMLVEDPAEQYAERELFERSYYKEIAAARELVDRHRSQHAKEVQSEVGSNECPTVVSNKHGNVRLPKINLPHFSGGYQNWLEFKDIYVSLIHTETSIDNINKFHYLRASLHGSAALVIRSLDFKGDNYDAAWKLLCERYDNKQLLVNNHVQALFNVEQVHKESSVALRQIVDNTKKNLNALATLDQPVQHWDTLIIHIMAAKLDGVTSREWEEHRNQLTNPPALSDFITFLSNRCNLLETLEEAKHNRARTDTFVNNKSKSLVASTSNVSKPKTYNITCPLCNKTHYVFNCDTFRALPVEQRMLKAKEFKVCLNCLRPGHNEGKCKLSHCKYCKTKHNTLLHVHAEPNRATSEHVAFSANAHGDDESEHVLLSTALVNVRDSGGKLHSVRVLLDNGSTSNYITQDLAERLKLPLKNKNSTVTMLEKHESSITQSCSLKLESSDGGFSTDIKCSILSDITSPIPHTYIDVTNIPMPSGIRLADPSYTEPADIEILLGAKMFWRVLGSNRIMFGEDDPFLVETKLGWLLVGAIDQPTSVKPVCLFVTDKQTDSSLTKFWELDTISPKHDFTPDENVCEELFNKTTKRNEDGRFVVTVPLKESPDVLGDSFGMAKRRFLSLERRLDRDSVLKERYVKFMEEYEVLGHMSEFLPCSSLPSYYLPHHAVLRESSTTTKLRVVFDASAATTSGKSFNDIQLIGPRVQEDLFSILLRFRQHKYVVSADIEKMYRQILVDNDQRQLQLILWRADPSKPLKIYSLNTVTYGTSSAPFLSTRCLLQLSQESSHKQTQDAIARDFYVDDFLSGSNSVEETVALCRNVTDTLKTAQLHLRKWQSNKKEILQAVGEDPCQKECVDLSENELSKTLGLNWKCAQDSLTFRIDISLPKVVTKRHILSAIAQIFDPLGLVTPCIVQAKILMQKLWVNKCSWDDPLTGDILTSWEHFVKSLPYLNHIHIPRWVICDTPTVVDFHVFTDASEKAYGACLYVRSVAGDGSVSVHLLASKSKVAPIKATTIPRLELCGALLGARLYKKVLESLTQRPDHCVFWCDSMIVMGWLSSSPSSLRPFVKNRISEIQESTNAASWRYVPSKENPADLVSRGLGADLIMNCSLWWSGPSFLKQDMAYWPTAPKSGNQSQLPEIIPAKSCVRLKGETVQPVMGNLPKERLHLEYPFLETGTDYAGPILIADRKGRGCRLVKAYICIFVCLASKALHLELVSDLTKEAFMAALNRFIGRRGKPRVIFSDNGTTFVGTFNELSNLLKQDFAKDMADAQINFSFIPAYTPHFGGIWESAVKSVKYHLRRTLGLTHLTYELLATCLVKIEAILNSRPLTPLSNDPSDLTFLSPAHLLIGRPLTSLPYPHVMDRKITSLQRYQRIEFLKQHFWNRFSNEYISSLQQRTKWQSSKGTLHVGTMVVIKDKTLPPLMWLLGRIIQVLPGRDGIARVADIKTKKGVIRRAFNTICPLPIQDLEDPSSSTPGVHVGDRSADTSN